A window of Pedobacter lusitanus contains these coding sequences:
- a CDS encoding DMT family transporter: MREVCMSKPTESTSAGWVNGFIGVVIFSGSLPATRVAVLDLDPVFVTVARATIGGLFALCALLIFKEKRPSRKQILHLLVIASGVVVGFPLLTALALQHITSAHSIVFLGMLPLATAVFGIMRGGERPRPVFWLFSIAGSLLVVGYAIAQGLAASPTGDMLMLLAIILCGLGYAEGAKLSKTLGGWQVISWALVLSLPLMAPLVFFLQPESFGEVSMAAWFSLAYIGLFSMFIGFIFWYRGLAQGGIATVGQLQLLQPLFGLALAATLLHEPVSIGMLGVTAGVILCVAGTRKFAG; this comes from the coding sequence ATGAGAGAAGTATGTATGAGCAAACCCACAGAAAGCACCTCAGCCGGTTGGGTTAATGGCTTTATTGGTGTCGTTATCTTCAGTGGATCACTACCAGCTACAAGAGTAGCCGTTTTAGATCTTGATCCTGTATTTGTTACAGTTGCCCGGGCAACCATTGGTGGCTTATTTGCACTTTGCGCATTGCTGATCTTCAAAGAAAAGCGGCCTTCCCGTAAGCAGATTCTCCATTTGCTGGTTATTGCGTCGGGAGTAGTTGTCGGTTTTCCATTATTGACAGCATTGGCTTTACAGCATATTACTTCTGCGCATTCCATTGTTTTTCTGGGGATGTTGCCTCTTGCGACTGCTGTATTTGGTATCATGCGTGGTGGAGAACGGCCACGTCCGGTATTCTGGCTTTTTTCAATTGCCGGAAGTCTTTTGGTCGTGGGATATGCAATTGCGCAGGGACTTGCTGCTTCTCCTACCGGAGACATGCTGATGCTGCTGGCCATCATTTTATGTGGCCTTGGTTATGCAGAAGGTGCTAAGCTGTCAAAGACGCTGGGAGGCTGGCAGGTAATCTCCTGGGCATTGGTATTGTCGCTGCCTCTAATGGCTCCTCTGGTATTCTTTTTACAACCTGAATCATTTGGAGAGGTTAGTATGGCAGCCTGGTTTAGCCTGGCTTATATTGGGTTATTCAGTATGTTCATTGGTTTTATCTTCTGGTATCGTGGGTTGGCCCAGGGGGGAATTGCGACAGTAGGGCAGTTACAATTGCTGCAACCGCTTTTTGGACTGGCACTAGCGGCAACTTTGCTCCACGAGCCGGTTAGTATAGGGATGTTAGGTGTCACAGCAGGAGTAATTCTTTGTGTTGCAGGGACCAGGAAGTTTGCCGGATAA
- a CDS encoding alpha/beta hydrolase, which translates to MEAKDLTIILVHGAWGDGSHWQHVIPSLTKEGYKVRSVQNPLTSLQDDINKTLDLIDAQEGKVLLVGHSYGGAVITGAGNHKNVVGLVYIAAFAPDEGDSLGSIFGRREQPSGGAAIYPDAKGFLWIKYDEFHQSFCQDLNETEALIMSLAQKPIHSSAFGDKMGTPAWKTKPSWYQVSAHDHMIPPATEQEMAENIKAKKIIHLDAGHASLASHPNEVTGLILEAAGTL; encoded by the coding sequence ATGGAAGCAAAGGATCTGACCATTATTTTGGTTCACGGTGCCTGGGGCGATGGTTCCCATTGGCAACACGTAATACCTTCACTGACAAAAGAAGGTTATAAAGTACGTTCAGTACAAAACCCATTAACCTCTCTTCAGGATGATATAAACAAGACTTTAGATCTGATCGATGCCCAGGAAGGAAAAGTACTACTGGTGGGGCACTCTTATGGCGGAGCAGTAATTACCGGTGCAGGAAATCACAAAAATGTAGTGGGTCTGGTATATATTGCTGCTTTTGCACCAGATGAAGGTGACAGTCTGGGCAGCATATTTGGGCGCAGAGAACAACCATCCGGCGGAGCTGCTATATACCCGGATGCAAAGGGCTTTTTATGGATCAAATATGATGAGTTTCACCAATCATTCTGTCAGGATTTAAATGAAACTGAAGCGCTGATTATGTCACTGGCTCAAAAGCCAATCCACAGCAGTGCTTTTGGAGATAAAATGGGTACTCCTGCCTGGAAAACAAAACCAAGCTGGTATCAGGTCTCTGCTCATGATCACATGATTCCGCCAGCCACTGAACAAGAGATGGCAGAAAACATTAAAGCAAAAAAAATCATTCATTTAGATGCTGGTCATGCTTCATTGGCTTCTCATCCAAATGAAGTTACCGGATTGATTTTAGAAGCTGCCGGAACCTTATAA
- a CDS encoding Crp/Fnr family transcriptional regulator, whose product MSEDFKKYGELFLVDEEHFGELFSLLKSVKFKRSDFFLQEGEKCQYLGFVESGTMRSYYVNEDGVEKNFDFHFKHNFFTDYESILCDKKSNMNIQAVEEAEVLLLNKNELQKLYHKEAYWQQFGRRMTEKIYLGAKKRIEDLLYYSPEKRYLNLLKENPLVFEKIPQKFIASYLGITPQSLSRIRNRISH is encoded by the coding sequence ATGTCTGAAGATTTTAAGAAATACGGTGAGCTGTTCCTTGTAGATGAAGAGCACTTTGGCGAACTGTTCTCTTTGCTTAAAAGTGTTAAGTTTAAGAGATCGGATTTCTTTTTGCAGGAGGGAGAGAAATGTCAGTACCTGGGCTTTGTTGAAAGCGGAACAATGAGAAGTTATTATGTCAATGAAGACGGAGTTGAAAAAAATTTCGACTTCCATTTTAAGCATAATTTCTTCACGGACTATGAAAGTATATTATGTGATAAAAAATCCAATATGAATATACAGGCAGTGGAAGAAGCTGAAGTTTTGCTGCTAAATAAAAATGAACTACAAAAACTGTATCATAAGGAAGCTTACTGGCAACAATTTGGCCGAAGAATGACAGAAAAAATATACCTCGGTGCAAAGAAAAGAATTGAGGATTTACTCTATTATTCACCCGAAAAAAGATATCTGAATCTGTTAAAGGAGAACCCGCTGGTATTTGAAAAAATACCTCAGAAATTTATCGCAAGCTATCTTGGAATTACTCCGCAATCGCTTAGCAGGATACGTAACAGAATTAGTCATTAA
- a CDS encoding LamG-like jellyroll fold domain-containing protein has translation MKKILLILWGIAVPLFLHAQIKKPAEKDFRILNSNKVFKPQKSLYSEQKDNKITGKTLAVKFQKGGYFLIQFEELPEAAQKTRLKELGIKLLDYVPNYAYYAYFKKELNSEQLTELRIRTILPIDDSFKLSENLFKDRIPEHARKGNELELEIVFYDGADISAAEKIIVNYARIISRTNGNTWIIRAAQQNLKKLAAIKEVKYIAPVSDAPKPEADGPGDIFSNNIGRSNYINSGFNGWNYNGSGVNVHIRENDFDQDIDMQGRMIPGSVDTGTPGGHSWSVSKRMGSAGNYDPKDRSNAWGANFYVITGQNTYTLYDDPDKKIRVTNMSYGWGADANYGSLSNEHDNYIRTKPEAMLVYSSGNSGDIAPIGGKYNGLAGWGNLTGSAKHAKNLLTISGTDYEDNFLDWTNKGPAYDGRIKPDLTIEGSGGTSFAAPKISGIFAILHQAYKAETQATTAPSALIKAILLNTADDIYNAGIDFKTGFGRPNVRRAFKTIQNRTFSSGQINNGEAKSTTINVPAGISQVRIMLYWPDYEATPGAAQSLVNDLDLDVTDPSSATFLPWGLDTTANAINLNALPTRKVDHINNVEQVTIDNPVAGAYTLNINGYLVPQGPQEYFITYEFLKDELLMAYPLGGEAMAPGKSEYIRWDAYGAPGTFDLDYSADNGTTWTTIASKIAADKRQFKWTVPNLSSKIKIRVKRAAQESVASDINVLAAPEGLEVVWAGNNSLQLSWRKSAAAVQYEVFKLGEKYMDAVSQTADTTIVLTNSDPNKQEWYAVRAIGANGLQGLRSNSIPKETGLLNYKNLITGTAFDVRKNAVLLTGKVNALGGSLENLIFEYGPASSYGFQNSVPGNYSGSNLISVEQEVPITMKSGETWHYRLKARVNGADVFGEDHTFQPAPGNSVAFTGTGSEFITLGSNSAINGTKARTIELWAKADAFNDGGVFATGITGTNSGEFSLRTTTTDNVWRANFWNSSKDFALTGSKGEWHHYALVFDGTNLSFYYDGEQKLVPTPMALNTTNGLVRLGLWNSGPSNKFFKGEIDEVKVWSKALSSSEIKQGFHHPLKGNEAGLVYYSNFDNTEPEIYDIVSRKAVSVTGTPARIKTAYPFGGGSSIAKTEQAGSVIFDHGVNITAFYNAVTPVTAGFSKIDFTSPEFNDFSSSAVKIGQEYWVGNRFGSNTNLNMNLTFTSTADLTAADQLNPEKILVFSRPAYGSGKWQYSTSANAVDEVNNTITVNNLNTYAQYIFLKDSKPFLLSSADSLVFNNARVGSKTKPESFLLSGANLPADSIKITAPQGYEISLDNLTYIGPGSSLAISPVNGVVKELKIYTRFSPAAEQLYAGTIKISSGLQLFSEIKVSQKGIKADVIAGKAMSFDGNGDYLEIQELNWQPKIFTIEWWHKAKSYKNYNQSIGNGWGSFLVHSDSGGGLNIGVANNAASRLIITDAFKDVNTWHHYAYTFNNGVAKIYRDGKLADSKTASSLPPVWSSFKIGSADGNSIDGEIEEFKMWSIEKTQQQVREGMHLTSVGNEPGLKVYLQFQDAAKGVSELSDNGYKVSLNGDAKRLISTAPVAAGISESKQIITAGISEYAQAGLSLQFSDSGTNPNGEVVVSRLKSIPNENTNPSVLDSTYWIINNYGTNTALTGLTGLSLKNVKAPSATQDLYRLNNRAFNAFGPAWNSLANRQGAMADVLSFSLTPGSAGIILGQLAVNRTSGFESVETLAGKAYQFDGTAGAMKITGLNWTPTIFTVEYWLKAASSKSWNQSVGNGWGSFLVHADDDKGLSIGVANNPASRIDIPGMFNTLNVWHHLAFSYDKGSVKLYIDGQLSATKPASSAPPLWDSFNIGSMDGNTINGTIDEFRLWSTSRTAQEIQENMHLTLNGNEPGLKVYLQGQGNAGAGQLIDVSPNHYVVEATGAVQRTASSAPVANGISETMTLTAAGKYDSKLTGLALNYTASGTYPKGNIVISKLNSLPFNPKTNTNILNSKYWIIRNYGDTEASAIESAELSAIPDSKVNLSLYKRGFNQSEDWSTGIAGTSQANSTVFTAGNTDLRNNQIIIDSKVNSFPLIAIHSPQNNAVYKTSDSIKVTGTASDPDGPNPSITLYNGQTKISTLAGPSFSQTIEPLAAGTYQLIARATDGAGLITSDSVSVTVKTNAKPLVSLTSPEENTIFDTSQTIIVKADANDSDGTIAHVEFYDGTLKIGQSTTLPYQISWTGTTVGTHQLTAKATDNNGAESISAILTLKIVPVNAPPVVAITSPESGSLYNPNKQVHISINAGDTDGSVAKVELFERATKIAAITKPPYTFKWQPRDEGTYYLSAIATDNQGLASTSATVIINLAKKKDAIKVPNLITPNGDGKNDKWVIEGISNFPNNKVTIFTKTGQTVFATRNYSNESNYWEGLFNGGPLTTGTYFYIIDIGAKQPYTGFITLIR, from the coding sequence ATGAAGAAAATTTTATTAATTCTCTGGGGCATTGCTGTACCCCTGTTCTTGCACGCGCAAATAAAAAAACCAGCAGAAAAGGATTTTAGAATTCTGAATTCCAATAAAGTGTTTAAGCCACAAAAAAGTCTTTATTCTGAACAGAAGGATAACAAAATCACCGGAAAGACATTGGCCGTAAAATTTCAAAAGGGCGGGTATTTCCTGATTCAGTTTGAAGAACTTCCGGAGGCTGCCCAAAAAACCAGATTAAAAGAGCTGGGAATTAAGCTACTGGATTATGTACCCAATTACGCTTATTATGCCTATTTTAAAAAGGAGCTGAACTCAGAACAGCTCACAGAGCTGCGAATCAGAACTATCCTGCCTATTGATGATAGTTTTAAACTCTCTGAAAACCTTTTTAAAGACCGGATTCCGGAACATGCCCGAAAAGGAAATGAGCTTGAACTGGAGATCGTATTTTATGATGGGGCAGATATTTCTGCCGCAGAAAAGATTATTGTTAACTATGCCCGCATTATTTCCAGAACAAACGGAAATACCTGGATAATCAGGGCTGCGCAGCAAAACTTAAAAAAACTGGCCGCCATTAAAGAAGTCAAATATATTGCTCCTGTTTCGGATGCTCCAAAGCCCGAAGCAGATGGCCCGGGAGATATATTCAGTAATAACATTGGCCGTTCAAACTACATTAACAGTGGTTTTAACGGATGGAATTATAATGGATCGGGTGTCAATGTCCATATACGGGAGAATGACTTTGATCAGGATATTGACATGCAGGGCAGAATGATCCCCGGATCAGTGGATACCGGAACACCAGGAGGGCATTCCTGGAGCGTATCTAAAAGAATGGGAAGTGCTGGTAATTATGACCCTAAAGACCGTTCCAATGCCTGGGGAGCAAATTTCTATGTCATCACCGGTCAGAATACCTATACGCTTTACGACGATCCTGATAAAAAGATCAGGGTTACCAATATGTCTTATGGCTGGGGAGCTGATGCCAATTACGGGTCTTTATCTAATGAACATGATAATTATATCCGCACCAAACCAGAAGCCATGTTAGTCTATTCTTCCGGGAATAGTGGCGATATTGCACCGATAGGCGGTAAATATAATGGTCTGGCTGGCTGGGGTAATTTAACAGGAAGTGCTAAACACGCCAAAAATCTGCTCACCATCAGTGGTACAGATTACGAGGATAATTTCCTCGACTGGACTAATAAAGGACCGGCATATGATGGCAGGATTAAACCGGACCTGACCATTGAAGGCTCGGGAGGAACATCATTTGCAGCACCAAAGATCTCTGGAATTTTTGCCATACTGCATCAGGCCTACAAAGCAGAGACCCAGGCAACAACTGCCCCATCTGCGTTAATCAAGGCCATTTTATTAAACACGGCCGATGATATTTATAATGCCGGAATTGATTTTAAAACAGGTTTTGGCCGTCCGAATGTACGCCGTGCATTTAAAACGATCCAAAACAGAACGTTTAGTTCCGGACAAATTAACAACGGAGAGGCCAAAAGCACAACTATTAATGTTCCTGCAGGTATCAGCCAGGTAAGAATCATGCTGTACTGGCCTGATTATGAAGCAACCCCAGGCGCAGCACAGTCATTAGTCAACGACCTTGATCTGGATGTAACAGATCCTTCGTCCGCTACTTTTCTGCCGTGGGGATTAGATACTACTGCCAATGCCATTAATCTCAATGCCTTACCAACCAGAAAAGTTGACCATATCAATAACGTAGAGCAGGTTACCATAGACAATCCAGTTGCCGGAGCTTATACCCTAAATATCAATGGTTACCTGGTCCCGCAGGGGCCGCAGGAATACTTTATTACTTATGAGTTTCTGAAAGATGAATTGCTGATGGCTTACCCTTTAGGAGGAGAAGCGATGGCACCCGGAAAATCAGAATATATCCGCTGGGATGCTTATGGAGCTCCCGGAACTTTTGATCTTGATTACTCTGCTGATAACGGAACTACCTGGACCACAATAGCCAGTAAAATTGCTGCTGATAAACGACAGTTCAAATGGACAGTACCCAATTTATCCTCCAAAATAAAAATCAGGGTAAAAAGAGCAGCACAGGAAAGTGTTGCCAGTGACATCAATGTGCTTGCTGCACCAGAAGGTTTAGAAGTAGTTTGGGCTGGCAACAATTCTTTACAGTTATCCTGGAGAAAATCAGCCGCTGCTGTCCAGTATGAAGTATTCAAACTCGGAGAAAAATATATGGACGCAGTAAGTCAGACGGCGGATACAACAATTGTTCTGACTAATTCAGATCCGAATAAACAGGAATGGTATGCTGTAAGAGCTATTGGGGCAAATGGTTTACAGGGTTTGAGAAGCAATAGTATCCCTAAAGAGACAGGCTTGCTGAATTACAAAAATCTGATCACCGGAACAGCATTTGATGTCCGCAAAAATGCAGTTTTATTGACAGGGAAAGTCAATGCACTGGGCGGATCTTTAGAAAATCTGATTTTCGAATATGGTCCTGCCTCTTCTTATGGTTTCCAAAATAGTGTACCGGGAAATTATTCAGGTTCAAACTTAATCTCTGTTGAGCAGGAAGTTCCAATTACCATGAAATCCGGTGAAACCTGGCATTACCGGCTGAAAGCCAGGGTCAACGGTGCGGACGTTTTCGGAGAAGATCATACTTTCCAGCCAGCACCCGGAAATTCAGTTGCATTTACCGGAACAGGGTCTGAATTTATCACTTTAGGGAGTAATTCGGCCATTAACGGAACCAAAGCCAGAACGATTGAGCTTTGGGCAAAGGCCGATGCTTTTAACGACGGTGGAGTATTTGCTACGGGCATTACAGGAACAAATTCAGGTGAATTCAGTTTAAGGACTACAACTACAGATAATGTGTGGAGAGCAAATTTCTGGAATTCAAGCAAAGATTTCGCTTTAACCGGCAGTAAGGGCGAATGGCATCATTATGCACTGGTATTTGACGGAACTAATCTGAGTTTTTATTATGATGGCGAACAAAAACTGGTTCCAACGCCAATGGCTCTTAATACCACCAATGGATTAGTAAGACTGGGATTATGGAATAGCGGTCCCAGTAATAAGTTCTTCAAGGGAGAAATAGATGAAGTAAAAGTCTGGAGTAAAGCACTCAGTTCATCCGAAATCAAACAGGGCTTCCACCATCCTCTAAAGGGAAATGAGGCCGGCCTGGTTTATTATTCAAATTTTGACAATACTGAACCTGAAATTTATGATATCGTCAGCAGAAAGGCAGTATCCGTAACGGGAACTCCGGCCCGAATCAAAACAGCTTATCCATTTGGCGGTGGTAGTTCAATAGCAAAAACAGAACAGGCAGGAAGTGTAATTTTTGATCATGGTGTTAACATTACAGCATTCTATAATGCGGTAACGCCAGTAACTGCCGGCTTCTCTAAAATAGATTTTACTTCCCCGGAATTCAATGATTTCTCTTCTTCGGCAGTTAAAATAGGTCAGGAATATTGGGTAGGGAACCGTTTTGGCTCGAATACCAATCTTAATATGAACTTAACCTTTACTTCTACTGCAGATTTAACCGCAGCCGATCAGCTTAATCCGGAAAAAATCCTGGTCTTCAGCAGACCGGCTTACGGCAGTGGAAAATGGCAGTACAGCACTTCTGCAAATGCAGTTGACGAGGTAAACAATACCATTACAGTCAATAACCTTAACACTTACGCGCAGTATATATTCCTCAAAGACAGTAAGCCATTTTTGCTGAGCAGTGCTGATTCTCTTGTTTTCAATAATGCCAGGGTCGGGTCCAAAACAAAACCGGAAAGTTTCCTGCTTTCTGGAGCAAACTTACCCGCTGACAGCATTAAGATTACGGCACCTCAGGGCTATGAAATCTCTCTGGATAACCTGACTTATATCGGCCCGGGTTCTTCTCTGGCCATCAGCCCTGTAAATGGAGTTGTTAAAGAACTGAAAATCTACACCCGCTTCAGTCCGGCTGCTGAACAGCTTTATGCAGGTACAATTAAAATCAGTTCCGGATTACAGCTGTTTTCAGAAATCAAGGTTAGCCAAAAAGGAATTAAGGCAGACGTAATTGCCGGAAAAGCGATGAGTTTTGACGGAAACGGAGATTACCTGGAAATCCAGGAGCTTAACTGGCAGCCAAAAATCTTTACTATTGAATGGTGGCATAAGGCTAAATCCTATAAAAATTACAATCAGTCGATTGGGAATGGATGGGGATCGTTCCTGGTACATTCAGACTCGGGTGGAGGGCTTAATATTGGTGTAGCCAATAACGCTGCCTCCAGATTAATAATCACTGATGCATTTAAAGATGTGAATACCTGGCATCATTATGCTTATACTTTCAATAATGGTGTAGCCAAAATTTACAGAGACGGAAAACTGGCAGACAGTAAAACAGCTTCTTCATTACCACCGGTATGGAGTAGTTTTAAAATTGGATCTGCAGATGGCAATTCTATTGATGGAGAGATCGAAGAATTCAAAATGTGGTCTATAGAAAAAACGCAGCAGCAGGTACGCGAAGGTATGCACCTGACTTCAGTAGGAAATGAACCTGGTTTGAAAGTATATTTACAGTTTCAGGATGCTGCAAAAGGCGTTTCGGAGCTATCGGATAACGGATATAAGGTTTCATTAAATGGTGATGCCAAAAGATTGATCTCTACTGCGCCTGTGGCTGCAGGTATCAGTGAAAGCAAACAAATTATTACAGCCGGAATCAGCGAATATGCTCAGGCAGGCTTAAGTTTACAGTTTTCTGATAGCGGGACAAATCCTAATGGCGAAGTAGTTGTCAGCCGTTTAAAATCTATTCCTAATGAAAATACCAATCCATCAGTATTAGACAGTACCTATTGGATAATCAACAATTATGGAACCAATACAGCGCTCACCGGTCTTACCGGCCTGAGTCTGAAAAATGTAAAGGCTCCTTCTGCAACGCAAGACCTCTACCGCCTGAATAACCGTGCTTTTAATGCTTTCGGGCCAGCCTGGAACTCACTGGCAAATCGTCAGGGTGCTATGGCCGATGTACTTAGCTTCAGCTTAACGCCAGGTTCTGCTGGTATCATCTTAGGACAGCTTGCTGTAAACAGAACTTCAGGTTTTGAGTCTGTAGAAACACTGGCAGGCAAAGCATATCAGTTTGACGGCACTGCAGGTGCAATGAAAATTACAGGGTTGAACTGGACTCCTACTATTTTTACTGTTGAATACTGGTTAAAAGCAGCTTCTTCCAAATCATGGAATCAGTCAGTTGGAAATGGCTGGGGAAGTTTTCTAGTTCATGCAGATGATGACAAAGGTTTAAGCATCGGTGTAGCAAATAATCCAGCTTCAAGGATAGATATCCCCGGGATGTTTAACACACTGAATGTCTGGCATCATCTTGCCTTTAGCTACGACAAAGGCTCCGTTAAATTGTATATTGATGGTCAATTGTCAGCGACAAAACCAGCTTCATCTGCTCCTCCACTATGGGATAGCTTTAATATCGGCAGTATGGATGGAAATACAATTAATGGAACAATAGATGAATTCCGGTTATGGTCTACTTCGCGAACAGCTCAGGAAATCCAGGAAAACATGCATTTAACCTTAAATGGCAATGAACCAGGGTTAAAGGTTTATCTGCAGGGACAAGGCAACGCCGGAGCCGGACAATTGATCGATGTATCACCTAATCATTATGTGGTGGAAGCTACCGGAGCTGTCCAGCGTACTGCATCTTCTGCACCGGTTGCCAATGGTATAAGTGAGACAATGACCTTAACAGCTGCTGGAAAATATGATTCTAAGCTCACCGGTCTGGCCTTAAATTATACTGCTTCGGGAACTTATCCTAAAGGAAACATCGTAATCAGTAAACTGAACAGTCTTCCGTTTAACCCGAAAACCAATACAAACATCCTGAACTCAAAATACTGGATCATCAGGAACTATGGTGATACGGAGGCCAGCGCTATTGAAAGTGCAGAACTTTCAGCTATCCCTGATAGCAAGGTAAATCTGAGTCTTTACAAACGCGGGTTCAATCAAAGTGAGGATTGGAGTACCGGAATTGCGGGAACAAGCCAGGCAAATTCCACGGTATTCACAGCTGGAAATACTGATCTGAGAAACAACCAGATCATCATAGACAGTAAGGTGAATTCTTTCCCGCTTATTGCTATTCACAGTCCGCAGAACAATGCTGTTTATAAAACAAGTGATTCAATAAAAGTAACCGGAACGGCTTCAGATCCGGATGGCCCCAACCCAAGCATAACTTTGTATAATGGACAGACTAAAATCAGCACATTAGCAGGGCCCTCATTCAGTCAGACTATCGAACCTCTCGCGGCAGGAACCTATCAACTGATTGCCAGAGCAACTGACGGAGCTGGACTGATAACATCAGACAGTGTTTCAGTTACTGTAAAAACCAATGCAAAACCGCTGGTATCTTTAACCTCACCAGAAGAGAATACCATATTTGATACTTCGCAAACAATTATCGTTAAAGCAGATGCAAATGATAGTGACGGAACCATTGCGCACGTCGAATTTTATGACGGAACACTAAAAATCGGGCAAAGCACTACCCTTCCCTATCAGATCAGCTGGACCGGAACAACTGTGGGAACCCATCAGCTTACGGCAAAAGCAACAGACAATAATGGTGCAGAAAGTATTTCAGCAATCTTAACACTTAAAATTGTCCCGGTAAATGCACCACCTGTGGTAGCAATCACCAGCCCCGAGAGCGGAAGTCTGTATAATCCGAACAAACAGGTACACATCAGCATTAATGCCGGGGATACCGATGGATCAGTTGCCAAAGTGGAACTATTTGAAAGAGCCACGAAAATTGCCGCCATCACGAAGCCGCCTTATACTTTTAAATGGCAGCCCCGTGATGAAGGAACCTATTATCTTAGTGCAATAGCCACGGATAACCAGGGATTGGCAAGTACTTCAGCTACGGTAATTATTAATCTGGCCAAAAAGAAGGACGCAATTAAAGTACCGAATCTAATTACTCCAAATGGCGATGGTAAAAATGATAAGTGGGTTATTGAGGGCATTTCGAACTTCCCTAATAATAAGGTGACCATTTTTACCAAAACCGGTCAGACTGTATTTGCCACAAGAAACTATTCCAATGAATCTAATTATTGGGAGGGATTATTTAATGGTGGTCCACTGACCACCGGGACTTACTTTTACATCATTGATATTGGAGCGAAACAGCCCTACACAGGTTTTATCACACTAATCAGATAA
- a CDS encoding Dyp-type peroxidase, which translates to MKRPIVQESQNVTDYPNNNTIFTVWKFKHHSEIKPAFEELCGLVANLNHSYIIRVPGGRVSCVMGIGHDAWIQLSLPAPLPKELSNFEPVSGSKHTAVATPGDLHFHLRSTDMSACFDMLTAITDVLSPVADCLEEVHGFRYWDGRSILGFVDGTENPVGDQRRFFATVGDEDPDYKGGSYLFVQKYLHNMKGWTQLPVEEQEKVIGRYKMSDIEMSDEVKPDNSHSALAAIEDEDGNELKIVRDNMPFGNPAKNEVGTYFISYANTFSTTRKMLERMFIGEPSGNHDRILDFSTAHTGSLFFAPSMNMLKAYTADSNT; encoded by the coding sequence ATGAAAAGACCAATTGTACAAGAGTCACAAAATGTAACTGACTACCCGAATAACAATACCATATTTACTGTGTGGAAGTTTAAACATCATTCAGAAATCAAACCTGCTTTCGAAGAACTGTGTGGTTTGGTAGCTAATTTAAATCATTCATACATTATACGGGTTCCGGGCGGACGGGTAAGCTGCGTAATGGGCATCGGTCATGATGCATGGATTCAGCTTTCATTACCTGCACCACTGCCAAAAGAACTCAGCAATTTTGAACCGGTCAGCGGATCAAAACATACTGCTGTAGCTACCCCCGGAGACCTCCATTTTCATTTACGCAGTACTGATATGTCGGCCTGTTTTGATATGCTTACTGCAATAACTGATGTATTATCGCCTGTTGCAGATTGTCTGGAAGAAGTACATGGCTTTAGATATTGGGATGGACGCTCTATACTTGGCTTTGTAGATGGCACAGAAAATCCTGTGGGTGATCAGCGCCGCTTCTTTGCTACAGTTGGTGATGAAGACCCCGATTATAAAGGTGGTAGTTATCTTTTTGTGCAGAAATATCTGCACAACATGAAGGGCTGGACACAACTACCTGTCGAAGAACAGGAAAAAGTAATTGGACGGTATAAGATGAGTGATATTGAGATGTCTGATGAGGTAAAACCAGATAACTCCCATAGTGCTCTGGCTGCCATAGAAGACGAAGATGGTAATGAGCTTAAGATAGTCCGCGATAATATGCCTTTTGGAAATCCTGCAAAAAATGAGGTGGGCACCTATTTTATCTCCTACGCCAACACCTTCAGTACCACCCGCAAAATGCTTGAACGAATGTTTATTGGTGAACCTTCGGGAAATCATGACAGAATACTGGATTTCAGTACTGCTCATACTGGTAGCCTGTTCTTTGCTCCGTCAATGAATATGCTCAAAGCATATACAGCAGATAGTAATACCTAA
- a CDS encoding FMN-binding negative transcriptional regulator, with translation MFIPNMFKFGSEPEKIAFMKQYSFATIITANDNVPVATQLPFFIDDSKGKLVLSSHFAIANEQTKYIEANTSLVIFTEPHAYISPVHYSKYESVPTWDYIAVHAYGKAKIVTDENAKIQELEKMIKFYDPDYLQQWDSLTDKFKKGMIRGIVAFELEVSDLQGQKKLSQNKSEAERESIVNHLEKSSSSVESDLARYIRDL, from the coding sequence ATGTTTATACCCAATATGTTTAAATTCGGAAGCGAGCCAGAGAAAATCGCTTTTATGAAGCAATATAGCTTCGCTACTATAATTACAGCTAATGACAATGTTCCGGTAGCTACGCAGTTACCTTTTTTTATAGATGACAGTAAGGGTAAACTCGTGCTGAGTTCTCATTTTGCCATTGCCAATGAGCAGACTAAATACATAGAAGCAAACACTTCTCTGGTTATATTTACAGAACCACATGCTTATATTTCGCCTGTGCATTACAGCAAATATGAAAGTGTACCGACCTGGGATTATATTGCAGTACATGCTTATGGAAAAGCAAAGATTGTGACAGACGAAAATGCTAAAATTCAGGAGCTGGAAAAGATGATAAAGTTCTATGACCCTGATTATCTGCAACAATGGGATAGTCTTACAGATAAGTTTAAAAAGGGAATGATACGGGGGATAGTGGCCTTTGAACTGGAAGTGTCGGATTTGCAGGGGCAGAAAAAATTAAGTCAGAACAAATCTGAAGCAGAGCGCGAAAGCATAGTGAATCACCTGGAAAAGAGTTCCAGTAGTGTTGAAAGTGATCTGGCACGATATATCCGGGATCTGTAG